In Tripterygium wilfordii isolate XIE 37 chromosome 15, ASM1340144v1, whole genome shotgun sequence, one DNA window encodes the following:
- the LOC120016797 gene encoding protein C2-DOMAIN ABA-RELATED 4-like yields the protein MVDSPLTSGGGRSPASSTSSLMDNLLGLLRIRVQRGVNLAVRDVRSSDPYIVVHMGKQKLKTRVIKKDVNPEWNEDLTLSITDPNHPVKLTVYDHDTFSKDDKMGDAEIDIKPYVEALKINPKCLPSGTVLARVQPCRQNCLAEESCIRYSDGKVVQDLCLRLRNVECGEVEVELQWIDLPGSKGL from the exons ATGGTGGACTCGCCGTTAACGTCGGGAGGAGGTCGGTCGCCGGCTTCTTCAACGTCGTCGCTGATGGACAACCTTCTTGGCCTGCTTCGAATCCGCGTCCAACGGGGCGTTAATCTTGCCGTTCGCGACGTCCGTAGTAGCGATCCTTACATCGTCGTCCATATGGGCAAACag AAACTGAAGACTCGCGTAATAAAGAAGGATGTTAATCCGGAGTGGAATGAAGATTTAACTCTTTCTATTACAGACCCTAATCATCCAGTCAAGCTG ACTGTGTATGACCATGACACATTTAGCAAAGATGACAAAATGGGAGATGCAGAGATTGATATCAAACCATATGTAGAGGCCTTAAAGATAAATCCTAAATGCCTCCCAAGTGGCACCGTACTCGCCAGAGTTCAACCATGCAGACAAAACTGCCTGGCTGAAGAGAGCTGCATCAGATATTCCGATGGCAAGGTTGTCCAAGATCTTTGCCTTAGACTAAGGAATGTGGAATGTGGTGAAGTGGAGGTCGAACTGCAATGGATTGACCTTCCAGGTTCCAAAGGTTTATGA